The Trueperaceae bacterium sequence ATCGCTTCGATCGGCGCGTCGACCTGCGTGACCGACATCCCGGTGGTCCCGTCGACGTTGTTGAGGGGGATGGCGACGGGACCGGGCGCGCTGCAGTCGCCGGTGTGGAAGTGGGCGGGGTGGTTGCCGCCCTCGGGGGTGCCGTCGAGGTCGAGCGTCACGAGGGTGCCGCCCTGGGCGCGCTCGAGCGTAATGTCGCCGGAGACGCCCGAGTCGCCGAGCGACCCGACCGGGAGGCGGATGGCGTCGGTGGAGGCGGCCACGACGGACGGCGGCAGGAGGACGGTGTCGACGACGTGAATGAGGCCGTTGTCGGCCGCGACGTCGGCCTGCACGACGGTGGCGTCGTTGACGTGAACGGTGCCGCCCTCGACCTGGATGGTGACCGACTCGCCCTGCACGGTTTCGGCGCTGGCGAGGTTCACGACGTCGCTGGCGGGGACCTCGCCGGCGACGACGTGGTACGTCAGCACGGCGGTGAGCAGGTCGGGATCGGCGAGCACGGTCTCGAGCAGGCCGTCGGGCAGCGCGGCGAAGGCGTCGTCGGTGGGTGCGAAGACGGTGAACGGCCCGTCGCTGGCGAGGGTGTCGACGAGGCCGGCCTCCTGCACCGCGGTGACGAGGGTGTCGAACGAACCGGCCGAGGCGGCGACCTCGGGGATGGTT is a genomic window containing:
- a CDS encoding fasciclin domain-containing protein, whose protein sequence is MRSIVLSLLAAVALTGAATAQTIPEVAASAGSFDTLVTAVQEAGLVDTLASDGPFTVFAPTDDAFAALPDGLLETVLADPDLLTAVLTYHVVAGEVPASDVVNLASAETVQGESVTIQVEGGTVHVNDATVVQADVAADNGLIHVVDTVLLPPSVVAASTDAIRLPVGSLGDSGVSGDITLERAQGGTLVTLDLDGTPEGGNHPAHFHTGDCSAPGPVAIPLNNVDGTTGMSVTQVDAPIEA